CTTTATGCGGGCAGCGTGCTGCGCCTGATCAACGCCTCCGCCGGCCTGGCGGTGAGCCAGCCGCCGGACGGCCTGAAGCTGGTGGAGATCGACGGCCACGCAGTGCCCGATGAAGGGCTGCGCACGCCCTGGGGCAAGCAGCCTTCCCTGATCAGCATGCCCTATCTGCTCACCGGGCTGGAACAGGGTTTTGACGCACGCAGCGGTGAAATCACCTGGCGCATTATGCAGATCGTTCAGAATCGCACCGGCATGCCGGCCGACGCTGGCGATATCAACAGCGACTATGCCGAACAGGCGCCCGACTTTACCAGCGCGCTGCCGGGCAGCCAGCCGCTACCGGCGCCGGAGGTCAGCAATGACGCCAGCGAAGCGCTGACCAGCCGCGCCCTGATCTCTACCCGCTCCGCCTTCGCCTGGTATGCGCTGTTCCGCAACCGCTGGAGCGAGACGCTGCGCGCAGAGATGCGGCCGATGCTGGAGCCAGGCAAGGGCTGGAAGGCTGGCTTTAACGCCGACGGCTCGGTCAATGCCGCTATTGATGCGGATACCAACGCAATGGTGCTGGAGAGCCTCTCCTATATCGCCCACGGCCAGCTTCTTTGCCTGGGCTGTCTCGCCGCCCCTTTACCCGCTAAGCAGCCGCAGCAACAAGGAGTAACAACGAAATGAGATCTTTATGGCTTTGCCGGTCTGGCCTTGCTGCCCTGCTGGCTGCGCTGGTGTTTCTTGCCCCCGCGACTCAGGCGGCGGTCACGCTGCCTGCTTCCGATTACAAGGTGCGTCACGGCGAGCTGAACGAGCGCGAAATGGCGGTGGCGAGAAATGCCTGGGCCTACTTTGTCGCCAATACGCAGCCCACTACCGGACTGGTAAACGCAGTTAACAAATATCCCTCTACTACCATGTGGGACAGCGCCTCTTATCTGGCGGCGCTGACGGCAGCGCGCGAGCTGGGCATTATCGATAAAGCAGAGTTCGACCGGCGTCTGCTGCAGTTTATGGCGACCCTGAACAAGCTGGTGCTGTTCCAGAACCAGGTGCCCAACAAAGCCTACAACACCATTACCGGCCAGAAGGTGGACTACCTGAACAAACCGGGCGAGATCGGCTTCTCCGCCATCGATATCGGCCGCATGCTGCTCTGGCTGAAAATCATCAAAGAGCGTTACCCCGAGCACGGCAACAGCATCGACAATGTGGTGCTGGGCTGGGATTTCACCCACGTCGTCGATGACTGCGGCATGCTCTATGGCGCCTATCTCGACGGTAAAAAACAGCCGCAGTACGTGCAGGAAGGCCGACTCGGCTATGAAGAGTATGCCGCCGCGGGCTATCAGCTATGGGGCTTTACCACCTGCCAGGCGAGCCGACCCGAGCCTTACGCGCTGGCGGACATCTACTGCGTGCTGGTGCCCTACGATTCGCGCGATCCGCGCCTGACCAACCAGCACAACTACGTGGTGACCGAATCTTATCTGCTGCACGGCCTGGAGATGGGCTGGGACAACGCCGACGATCGGGATAACGATGCGCGCGACTTCAGCCATCCGTGGATGAAAAACTTCGCCGATCGCGTCTATCAGGCGCAGGAAAACCGCTACATGATCACCGGGACCCTGACGGCGCGCTCGGAGCATCAGCTCGATAAATCCCCCTACTTCGTTTATGACACGGTGTTTAGCGACGGCTACAACTGGAACACCATTACCGATAAAGGCCAGTATGTGCCCAACGTCGCGGCGGTCTCGCTGAAGGCGGCGCTCGGCATGTGGGTGCTGTGGAACTCGCCCTACACCGACCGGCTGTTCGACAGCATCGAAAATGCCAGCGAAAAAAACAAAGGCTATTACGAAGGGCTGTATGAAAACGGCGACGGGCCAATCAAGGAGTTCACCGCCAACAACAACGGCATCATGATGGAAGCGCTGCTGTTTAAAAAAGAGGGCAAATTGCTGCGCTTCAACAGCAACGATCCGCGTAAGGCCAGCTATGCGCCCTCTATGTGGGAGAAACGGCTGGTTGATATCTTTGAACCGAACAATACGCCGCGCAACCGTCCATTCCTGAACGTCACCCCAGGGATCAAAAACTGGTGCGAGCAGAGCGGCACCGCCGTGCGCAGCGCGCCGTCGTGTCAGGCCTGTAAATGCGCGCGCTGCGACAGTCAGGCGCCCGTTAAGTTACCGCCGGTGGCGACGACATGCCTAAAACAGTAATTCGCCTGCTTGTTACGCTGCTGCTGGCGATAGCGCTGGTTATCGGCCTGCTTGCCTGGAACCAGGCGGCGGGCTGGCGCTGGCTGGTAAACGGCGGCTGGCACACCACCGCGCGACTGGGTGCGCTCAGCGATCAGGAGCGGCGCTGGGCGATCATCGCCTGGCGCTACTTTGAGAATAACGCCCAGCCTAAAACGGGGCTGGTCAACGGCAGCGATAAGCGGCCGGTGGTCAGCCTGTGGCAGATGGGCGATACCCTGATCGCCCTTACGGCGGCGCGTCAGCTCGACCTGATCGACGACGCGGCGTTCGATCGCCGCCTGACGCTGATCCTCGGCACCCTGAACCGCCTGCCGCTTACCTCGGCAAACGTGCCCAACCTGCTCTACAGCGCCACCAGCGTGGCGATGGTGGGCTACGCCAATACGCCGCAGGTGATCGGCTGGTCGGCGAAGGATATGGCGCGGCTGATGCTGGCGCTGCGCATCGTGGCGGCGTTTCATCCCGAGTACAGCGAATACCTGGAGCGCGTGGTTCTGCGCTGGGACTTCTGCCGCGTGGTGGATAACAAAGGTCAGCTCTACGCCGGACAGATGCGCGATGGGAAACTGACGCCGCAGGCTGAAGGCCGCCTTGGCGACAGCGAATACAGCGCGGCGGGATTCGGGCTCTGGGGCTTCGCCAACGACCAGTCGCTGCGTCCGCCAGCGCAGCATGTGATTATCGACGGACTGGCGCTGGATATCGACGCGCGCGACCCGCGCACCACCTGGACGCCCGCGGCGATTACCACCACGCCCTACGTGCTGAGCGGCATGGAGTACGCCTGGACGCTGCCCGGCGCCGATCGCGATATCGTGACGCTTCAGCGCCAGCGCGCCAGCAACGTTTATCGCGTGCAGGAGATGCGCTGGCAGCAGAAAAATATCCTCACCGCCCGAAGCGATTTCAATATCTCCGCGCCCCCCTGGCACGTCAACGACACTATTTTTGCTAACGGCTACGCCTGGAACACGCTGGCCGACGACGGCAAATGGGTGCCGCGTCTGGCGCAGGTCTCTACCCGCGCGGTGTTCGGACTCTGGGCGCTGTGGCAAACCCCCTTTACCGATGCGCTGATGGCGATGACCCAGCGTCAGAACGATCCGCAGCGCGGCTGGTTTGAAGGGCGCGTCGAGGCGACCGGCGACTACAACCGCGCCATTACGCTCACCACCAACGCCCTAGTGCTGGAGGCGCTGCTGTTTAAAGCCAATATGGGCGCGCTGCTGCGCGACAGCGAACTGAGCGAGCAGAGCTACTTCCGCCGGCAGCTGGCCGATCCCTTTACCGCGCCGCAACGC
Above is a genomic segment from Pantoea agglomerans containing:
- a CDS encoding DUF3131 domain-containing protein — translated: MRSLWLCRSGLAALLAALVFLAPATQAAVTLPASDYKVRHGELNEREMAVARNAWAYFVANTQPTTGLVNAVNKYPSTTMWDSASYLAALTAARELGIIDKAEFDRRLLQFMATLNKLVLFQNQVPNKAYNTITGQKVDYLNKPGEIGFSAIDIGRMLLWLKIIKERYPEHGNSIDNVVLGWDFTHVVDDCGMLYGAYLDGKKQPQYVQEGRLGYEEYAAAGYQLWGFTTCQASRPEPYALADIYCVLVPYDSRDPRLTNQHNYVVTESYLLHGLEMGWDNADDRDNDARDFSHPWMKNFADRVYQAQENRYMITGTLTARSEHQLDKSPYFVYDTVFSDGYNWNTITDKGQYVPNVAAVSLKAALGMWVLWNSPYTDRLFDSIENASEKNKGYYEGLYENGDGPIKEFTANNNGIMMEALLFKKEGKLLRFNSNDPRKASYAPSMWEKRLVDIFEPNNTPRNRPFLNVTPGIKNWCEQSGTAVRSAPSCQACKCARCDSQAPVKLPPVATTCLKQ
- a CDS encoding DUF3131 domain-containing protein; amino-acid sequence: MPKTVIRLLVTLLLAIALVIGLLAWNQAAGWRWLVNGGWHTTARLGALSDQERRWAIIAWRYFENNAQPKTGLVNGSDKRPVVSLWQMGDTLIALTAARQLDLIDDAAFDRRLTLILGTLNRLPLTSANVPNLLYSATSVAMVGYANTPQVIGWSAKDMARLMLALRIVAAFHPEYSEYLERVVLRWDFCRVVDNKGQLYAGQMRDGKLTPQAEGRLGDSEYSAAGFGLWGFANDQSLRPPAQHVIIDGLALDIDARDPRTTWTPAAITTTPYVLSGMEYAWTLPGADRDIVTLQRQRASNVYRVQEMRWQQKNILTARSDFNISAPPWHVNDTIFANGYAWNTLADDGKWVPRLAQVSTRAVFGLWALWQTPFTDALMAMTQRQNDPQRGWFEGRVEATGDYNRAITLTTNALVLEALLFKANMGALLRDSELSEQSYFRRQLADPFTAPQRCFPLNHAAQSGSLN